CATGCCACCGCGACACCCACCAGCGCGCGATTGACCAGCAGGTAGGCCACGAACAACCCGGCGAACGCGGGCGCGAGGCGAAACGCCAGCGCCTCGGTTCCCAACTGGAGCTGCTGGCCTTCGATGCCGGTACGCATCCCACCCAACCACCCGAACACCGCGCTCGCGAACCACATGGTGATGGTGATCTGACCGGCGTTGAAGATCGCGCGCACGAACGGCTTTCGCTGCACGAATACCACGGCGAACAGGGTGCTGATCGCGGCGATCCACATCGCCGGCGCCTGGCCCCACAGCGCGGCGGTGGTGAGGTTGGCGGTCGAAGCCATGCTGACGGTGCCGCTCTTCGAGATCGTGGCGAGCCACATGGTTTCAGACAGCACCGAGATCACGGCCCAGGCCACGTAGTGCGGCCACCGCTCCTCGAGCCGCTCGGGCACGCACAGGATCAACAGCAGTCCGGCGGCGATCGCCACCACGCTGACGTACAGGCGCAGCTTGAGGCTCATGCGCCCGCTCGGGCGGGTTCGACGCCGAGTCCGGGCCGATCGCTCAGCACGATGCGACCCAGCTCGCGCGGCGCGCCGCGGAATGGATCGTGGCGAAGCAGCCAGTGGCCGTCGAGATCGAGGTAGTCGGCGAGCGGCGCGACCTGCGCGGCCGCCGAGAGCGCCAGGCTGGTCTCGACCATCGAACCCAGCAGGATCTTGAGTCCCAGCGCGCGCGCCGCGTGGATCATGCGCAACATCTCGCGAATCCCGCCGGTCTTCATGATCTTGAGGTTGACGCCGTCGGCCCGACCGTGCAGCAGCCCCAGATCGAGCAGGGTGTGGCAGCTCTCGTCGGCGAACACCGGGATACCCGAGCGCTCGCGCACCCAGCGCAGGCCGTCGAGATCCTCGCGCGGGACGGGCTGCTCGACCAGCTCGATGCCGAGCGGCTCGATCTGGCGGAGCACGCGCACCGCCTCGGCCGGACTCCACGCGGTGTTGGCGTCCACTTGCAGCACGCCCTGATAGCGCGCGCGGATCCGCTTGAGATTGTCGACGTCGCCGAGCCCGCCGAGCTTCACCTTGATGCGCGGGAAATCCAGCACGGTCTCGAGCTTCTTCTCCATCTCATCGGGGCTCGCCATGCCGAGCGTGACGCACGACACCGGCGTGGTGCGGGCGTCAAGGCCGAGCAGCCGCCAGACGGGCAGGCCGAGCTTCTTCCCGATCCAGTCGTGCAGGGCCATGTCGATCGCCGCGTGCGCCGCGGCGTTGCCGCGCAGCACACCCGCCAGCCGCCGCTCGATCGCTTCGAGCGCGAACGGATCCTCGCCGAGATGCGGCGCCCATGCTTCGAGCGCAGCCGTGACCAGCTCGCGAGTCTCGCCGTAGTAGTGGGACGGAGAGGCCTCGCCGATGCCTTCGATCCCGTCGTGCTCGATCCGCACCAGCGTGTTGTCATGGTGAGTGCGAGCGCCCACCGCGATGCGGAACTCGAAGGTGGTCTGGACGTCCAGCGGCTCATGCCGAAGTCGCACGTCGCCTCCTCGACTCGAGGGCCGCGATCAACGCCTGGGCCAGCGCCTCGGCACCAAAGCGCACCGGATCCGTCGCCGGCAGCCCGGTCTCGGCCGCCGCCGCCGCGCACGCGGCGCGCGCCGCCGGCTCGGCGAGCGCGGCGGTATGGAGCGCCACGCCGAGTGCGCGCGCCGGGTGAACCCAGGCGGCGGCGCTTTCGTACACGCGCACCAACGCCGGAAGCGACGCCACCGGGCGAGGCGCATCCCCGGGCCGGCCGTAGTGGATCAGCGCGTGGTCGGATTGATGGCAGAGAATCAACGCCGATGGGCAAGCGCCGTGGAGCAGACTCAGAGTCACCCCCGAGTAGCCGGGGTGGTGGAGCGCGCCCTGGCCCTCGACCAGCACGATGTCGGCGTCGCGCGCCGCTTCGAGCACCAGCTTCTCGACCGTCCCGGCCACGAAGTCGGCGGGGATCGCGTCGATCGCGGCGCCCTGGTCGGCGACGAAGATTCCGGTCTGGCCGGTGGCGACGAACGCCGCGCGCACGCCTCGAGCCTCGAGCGCGGCGCGGATCTCGAGCGCCGCGGTCATCTTGCCGACGTTGCAATCGCTGCCGACGGTGAGCGCGACCAGCGCGTCGAGGCCGGCCGCGCGCGCCGCCGCCACCGGCTTTCCGGCGGGCGGGCGGCGTACGTCGTGGATGGCGGCGCCGCTCGCCCGCGCGCGCTCGCGGAATTCGGGATCGTCTCCGAGAAACGCATGCAGTCCCGACAGCACGTCCCAGCGACGCGACAGCGCGTCGTTCACCAGCGCGCGCCAGGCGGGTGGAAGCTCGCCCCCCTGCGGAGCGATCCCGATCAGGATCGAATCCGCGCCGCGCGCCGCGGCCGCGTCGAGTTCGGCGAGCACCGGCACTCCGCCGCCCACCCCCACGCAATCCGCGGCGGTGCGCCCCGCGTGCGTCGAGTCGAGCACGGCCACGACCTCCTCTGGCCGGTAGCGCAGCACGCCGACCGCGGTCTTCGCCTCTCCCGGCGCGAAGTGACCTTCCGCGAGCAGCACCAGCCGGCGTTTCCTGCCCAGCATCGTCAGCGGAACGACTCGTAGACCTGGATGTACCGACCCACCATCTCGTCGATGTTGAAACGCTCCCGCGCCACCCGTCTACCGGCGCGGCCCATCTGGCGCCGCAGCGACGCGTTCTCCAGCAGGCGCAGCACCGAGCTGACGAACCCCGCGGTGTGGCCCGAGTCGTGGAGATACCCGGTGACGCCGTGGTCGATCACCTCGGGCAGCCCGCCCGCGTTGGACGCCACCACCGGCACCTCCGCACTCATCGCCTCGAGCGCCACCAGCCCGAAGCTCTCGGAGGAACTCGGTAGGAGAAAGACATCGGCAAGCGGAAGGAGTTCCTCCATGCAATCCTGATTTCCGAGAAACAGGACGTCGCGCTCCACCCGCAGCTCTCGCGCCAGCTGCTCCGCACCGGCCTTTTCCGGCCCGTCTCCGACCATCACGAGCTTGGAAGGAATCCGCCGGCGCACCTCGGCGAAGATGTGAATCACCTGCGGGATGTTCTTGACCGGACGGAAGTTCGAGACGTGCATCAGCACCCGCGACTCGGGTGGCGCCAGCCGCAGCCCCGAGCGGCGGCGCGGCGCGAACACCGCCGGATCCACGAAGTTGTAGATCACTTCGATCGGCCGCGTGATCCCGAAGGTCTCCTCGGCCCGGTCCTTGAGGAAGCGGCTCACCGCCGTCACCCGATCACTGTTCTGGATGCTGAACTGGGTGACCCGGAAGTAGGCTGGCTCCACGCCCACCACCGTGATGTCGGTGCCGTGCAGCGTGGTCATCACCCCGAGCTGCTTCGGCAGCAGCAGCTGGCGCGCCAGATAGGCGCTGGTAGCGAACGGCATCGCGTAGTGGACATGGATCAGGTCGAGCTTGTAGTGCTCGGCCACCTCCACGATCTTGGTGGTGAGCGCGAGATTGGCCGGAGTCTGATCGAACACCGGGTACTCGGCCGGCATCGCCTCGTGGAAGAACACGTTGGATTCGAAGGCGCGCAGTCGGAACGGCAGTCGATGCGCGATGAAGTGGATCTCGCAGCCGCGGCGCGCCAGCGCCATGCCCAGCTCGGTCGCCACCACGCCGCTTCCACCGAAGTGCGAATAGCAGACGATGCCGATGCGCAGCTTCGGATGCACCGCGCCGGCGAGGCGCGGCGCGGGCTTGCCGCGTCGGCGCGGACTCGCATCGGCACCGGCCGCGCGCGATCGCGTGACCCGCCGTCCCGCGCTCATGACTCGTCCCCCGCCCCGATCAACAAGCGCGCGTCGTGAACCCCGAGCGGGGCGCGCGTGCGGTAGCCTTCGCCGTGGCGCGCGCCGATCGCCGCGCCCATCACGCGAGCGCGCGCCTCGATCTCGTCGAGGAAGCCGGGCTGCGTCAGGTAGGTGGTCGGCCCGCGGTCGGGGTCGAGCTGGCTCCGGTGCTCCCTCAGCGCCCGCATGCGCTTCTCCCAGACTTCGCTGACATCGACGATGAGATGCGGCCGCACGCTGCTCCGATACAACGCGAACAGCAGGCGCGATGGCCGATGGCGCTCGCCGGGCGCCGCGAAACGGACCAGACCCGACAGGTAGCAGGCGCGCGCCACGAGATGCGAGGCCTCGACGTGATCGGGATGCGCGTCATCGGCGGAAGGCGCCACCACCAGTCGCGGGCGATGGGTGCGCAGCGCGGTCACGACTTCGATGAGCTGGGCGCGCAAGTGGCGATCGAGCCCGGTGTCGGGCAGCTCGAGATTCTCGCGAACGGTGACCCCCAGCACCCGCGCGGCGTTGCGCGCCTCGACCGCGCGCTCTTCGACGGTGCCGCGGCTCGCGGCCTCGCCCCGCGTCAGGTCCACGATGCCGACCGCGTGGCCATGGGCGGCCAGCCGCGCCGCCAACCCGGCGGAGGTCAGCTCGACGTCGTCGGGATGGGCGCCGAAGAACAGCGCGTCGAGCGCCATCACAGCTCCAGCACGGCGTGCTCGAGCACGCCTTCGGCGAGCCGGCGCGCGTGCTCGGCGGCCAGCTCCTTCAACTCGTCGGCCACCGCGCGCCCGCGATACGCGACCACCTCCAGCGAGGCGAGGCGGCGCTCCTGAAGCTTGTCGCCGGGCAACAGGTAGTAGCGAAGGCGCAGCCATTCGGGATGCTGGCGCTCGAGCTTGTGGCGCACCTTGCCGGTCAGCCCCTCGAGCAGCCGCTGGAACTGGAAGTCGACCTTGCCGCGCGCCGATTCCACCATCTGCGGCAAACTGGGATCCAGCGAACGCGCGGCGTCGGCGAATTCGGCGAGCCCCTCGAGGGTGGCGCGGTGGGCACGCTCGAGCGCCGCTCGCGGGCCCGCCGGCACCTCGCGCTCGGCGAACCCGCGCAGCACACCGTCCGCGTCCGCCACCACCGCGAACGGATCGGCGCCCGCCTGCTCGAGCAGCTCGATCGCGGCCGGCGGCATCCAGGTCGCCGACAGCCGCGGCACCGGACAGGCCGGGACCACCTCGAGCGCCTCGAAGGCCTCGCGGAGCTGCGCCAGATAGGCGAGCTCGCCCGGTCCACACGCCATCGCCACCGTCGGCAGCACGGCGTCTTGCACCTCGGGCCTCAGGGCGACACTTGGACTCAGAGTCATCCGGTGCCGGCTGGAATCCGCGAGCGCCTCGTTCAGGTCGCACTTCCGGCGCACGCCGTTCTCGATCGCGAATACGAACGAATCGAGGGCGCTGTCGGCGAGCGCGCGATGAGCGCCACGGCGTTCGAGCTCGTCGCCGGCCGCGCGCACGCGTGCGCCGATCGTGTCGGCTCGCGCGAGATAGCGATCGATCACCGGGCGCGCCGCCTCGCGGAACGCAGCCAGGCGCGGGTCCACCACCACCAGGCCGTCGCCGGCGAACAACTGCAGCATCAGCGCGCCGTGTGCCTCGCCGAAGTCGCGAGCGCCCTGACGGGCCGCGGCCAGCAGCCCTCCGGTCTCGGCGACGTGCGGCAGCCCCGCCCACACCCTCATCGCCTCGGTCTCGAGCGCGCGGAGCGAATCGAGCCCGATGTGACCCACCAGCCCGCCCTCGACGCGGGCCTCGTCGGGCAGCGCCAGCTCGCGCAGGGTCAGCCCGGAATCCGCGAGCGAGGCGCCGCGGATCTCGGCGAAATCGGAATCCTCGCCGTGCATCCAGAACACCGGCACGCAGGGAACGCCCGTGCGCCGCTCGACTTCGATGGCGAGCCCCAGCGTCGCCGCGGTCTTGTGCAGCGAGTACAGCGGACCCCCGAGTGGCGCGGGCTGCTGGCCGGCGATCGCCGCCACGGCCTCTCCGCGCGCCAGCCGGTCGAGATTGGCGAGGGTGGCGCCGGAAGCACCCAGACGGCGATGCAGCTCGAGCAGCTCGCGCGCCAGCGCCGCCGGCAGCGGACCGCGCTTGCGTTCGGCCAGCTGGCGCAGCGCGCCGGTGTTGGACCACAGAGTCGCGAATCGTTGCACCGCGAGCGCCCCGCCCCGCGCGATCTGATCCGCGAGCGGATCGTAAAGTCGGTCCCAAGGCGGCTCGATCGAGGCCGGAACCCGGGCGCGAACGGTGAGCGTGCGCGTGCTCATCCGGCCAACGGCGGACACGAGGGGCGCAAAGCGGACCGGCGAAGGGCAACCTCGAGGCAACGGAGCATCGGAGGCGGCATCTTAGGCTCTGTTCGAGAATGCCGCACGGGCCCGGACGGGAATGACCGTCCGCGCTTCATTGCCAGTCGTCGACAGCCGAGCCACCGCCAGTCTCCTCCTCGCGCTTTGCCCCGCCAGTCATTCCCGCTCGGCGTGCTCGCGGGGCATTCTCAGCCAGAGCCTAGCCCGAAGCGCTCGCCAGCCGCCACCGCGCCCGCCGGCACCCCGGGCGCCGCGACTCGGCGCCGGATCGCCCGCATCCTTGACGCTCTCCTCGCGCTTCCGACAATATCGCCCGCCCGCCATGGATCCCAATGGCCTGATGCCCGATGACGTGCGACGCTCGGCGCTGCACGCGTTGTGGACCTTTCCTTCGATCCTGGCCAGCGCCTTCGTGGTGGCCTGGGGCGCGGAGGCGGCCCAGTTCTTCGTCTCGCAGGGCCTGGCGCTGGCGCTGCTCGCCTGGGTTCAAGTGCTTCCGGAATTCGCCGTCGAGGCGGTGATTGCCTGGCACCGCGACATTCCGCTCATGACCGCGAATTTCACCGGCGCGCTGCGGCTGTTGACCGGGCTCGGCTGGCCGACGATCTGGCTGGTGTCGGCGTTCACCCGGCGCAGCCACGGCGAGCGCTTCTGGGACCCGATCCGGCTCGACGAGGAGCATGCGGCCGAAGTGGTCGGACTCGCCCCGGCGTTGCTCTATTTCGTCTGGATCATCGCGCGCGGATCCATCGGACTGGCGGACGCGGCGGTCTTGATCGGACTCTACGCATCGTATCTCGTGTTCCTGAATCGCCTGCCGTCGCGCGAACGCGAGGCGCTGGACGACGCCGAGGCTCCGGTGCGCGCCGTGATGTCGCTGCCTTCACGGCTGCGCGCGGTCACGATCGTCGCCCTGTTCCTGGCCGGCGGCGGCGCCCTCTACCTGGTGGCGCATCCGTTCCTCGAGAGCACGCTGGCGCTGGCGACGGTGCTGGGCGTTTCGCAGTTCGTGTTCGTGCAGTGGGTCGCCCCCTTCCTCTCCGAGTTTCCGGAGTTCGTCACCACCACCTACTGGGCGCGCTCCCACGGCAAGGGCGGCATGGCGCTGATGAACATGGCCAGCTCCAACATCAATCAATGGACGGTGCTGGCGGCGATGATCCCGATCGTCTATTCGCTGTCGCTGGGGGCTCCTTCGTCGGTGCCGCTCGAGGAGCACCGCGTCGAGCTGTGGCTGACGCTGCTCCAGGGGACGCTCGGGCTCGTGATCCTCTGCAACTTCACCTTCGAGGCCTACGAGGCCCTCGGTCTCCTCGCCGCCTGGGTCGCGCAATTCCTGCGCCCGGACTGGCGCGAGGAGATGGTGGCCGTGTACGCGATCTGGCTCGCCGTCGAGCTGGTCAGCACCCTGTGGCGGCCGGGGCGGCTGCGGGCCTTCCAGGTGTTTCCGCAGCTCTGGAATCAGGCCGCGCGCCCGAGGGCCTGAACCCCGGGATCAGCGCGGCGCAATCCGCCGCCGCAACGCGGCGCCAATCTCGGCCAGCGCTCCCAGCTCTTCGACCTTGAGCAGGCGCAGGAACGCGTAACCCGCCCCGACCAGGATCAGGGCGCCGGCGGCGACCGTCAGCCCCGAGCCGGTCCAACCGTGGTGCCAGCGCCGGCCGAGCAGCACGAGCATGCCGCCCGCCAGCGCCGCGATGCCGAGCGAAGCGAGCGCGACGCGCAGCAGCGTGCCGAGGATCCGCCGGCCTTCGAGCGGCCCGATCCGGTTCCGCAGGTAGAACGCGAGCTGCACGAGGTTGCCGATCGAGGTCACCGAGGTGGCGAGCGCGAGGCCCATGTGGCCCAACCCGAGCCCGCGCCACGGGCCGATGAAGAGCAGGTTGAGCCCGAGGTTGATGGCGACCGCGACGAAGCTGGCCTGCACCGGCACCCGCGTCTCGCCCAGAGCGTAGAAGGTGCGCGTGAACACCCCGACCGCGGCGAAGGCCGGCAGCCCGATGCAGTACATGCGGAGCGCGCCGGCGGTACGCAGCGTGTCGCGGGCGTGGAAGCGGCCGTGTTCGAACAGCAGCGCGATCACCGGCTCGGCCATCACCGCCAGCCACACCGCGGCCGGCACCGTCAGCAGGAACAGCAGGCGAACCGTCGACGACAGCGTGCGCTTCAGGCCCGGCATGTCCTGACGCACCGCGGCGCGCGACAGATCGGTCATGCTCACGG
The sequence above is drawn from the Candidatus Sulfotelmatobacter sp. genome and encodes:
- the bshA gene encoding N-acetyl-alpha-D-glucosaminyl L-malate synthase BshA is translated as MSAGRRVTRSRAAGADASPRRRGKPAPRLAGAVHPKLRIGIVCYSHFGGSGVVATELGMALARRGCEIHFIAHRLPFRLRAFESNVFFHEAMPAEYPVFDQTPANLALTTKIVEVAEHYKLDLIHVHYAMPFATSAYLARQLLLPKQLGVMTTLHGTDITVVGVEPAYFRVTQFSIQNSDRVTAVSRFLKDRAEETFGITRPIEVIYNFVDPAVFAPRRRSGLRLAPPESRVLMHVSNFRPVKNIPQVIHIFAEVRRRIPSKLVMVGDGPEKAGAEQLARELRVERDVLFLGNQDCMEELLPLADVFLLPSSSESFGLVALEAMSAEVPVVASNAGGLPEVIDHGVTGYLHDSGHTAGFVSSVLRLLENASLRRQMGRAGRRVARERFNIDEMVGRYIQVYESFR
- a CDS encoding dipeptide epimerase; the protein is MRLRHEPLDVQTTFEFRIAVGARTHHDNTLVRIEHDGIEGIGEASPSHYYGETRELVTAALEAWAPHLGEDPFALEAIERRLAGVLRGNAAAHAAIDMALHDWIGKKLGLPVWRLLGLDARTTPVSCVTLGMASPDEMEKKLETVLDFPRIKVKLGGLGDVDNLKRIRARYQGVLQVDANTAWSPAEAVRVLRQIEPLGIELVEQPVPREDLDGLRWVRERSGIPVFADESCHTLLDLGLLHGRADGVNLKIMKTGGIREMLRMIHAARALGLKILLGSMVETSLALSAAAQVAPLADYLDLDGHWLLRHDPFRGAPRELGRIVLSDRPGLGVEPARAGA
- a CDS encoding DUF1611 domain-containing protein is translated as MLGRKRRLVLLAEGHFAPGEAKTAVGVLRYRPEEVVAVLDSTHAGRTAADCVGVGGGVPVLAELDAAAARGADSILIGIAPQGGELPPAWRALVNDALSRRWDVLSGLHAFLGDDPEFRERARASGAAIHDVRRPPAGKPVAAARAAGLDALVALTVGSDCNVGKMTAALEIRAALEARGVRAAFVATGQTGIFVADQGAAIDAIPADFVAGTVEKLVLEAARDADIVLVEGQGALHHPGYSGVTLSLLHGACPSALILCHQSDHALIHYGRPGDAPRPVASLPALVRVYESAAAWVHPARALGVALHTAALAEPAARAACAAAAAETGLPATDPVRFGAEALAQALIAALESRRRRATSA
- the bshC gene encoding bacillithiol biosynthesis BshC, translating into MSTRTLTVRARVPASIEPPWDRLYDPLADQIARGGALAVQRFATLWSNTGALRQLAERKRGPLPAALARELLELHRRLGASGATLANLDRLARGEAVAAIAGQQPAPLGGPLYSLHKTAATLGLAIEVERRTGVPCVPVFWMHGEDSDFAEIRGASLADSGLTLRELALPDEARVEGGLVGHIGLDSLRALETEAMRVWAGLPHVAETGGLLAAARQGARDFGEAHGALMLQLFAGDGLVVVDPRLAAFREAARPVIDRYLARADTIGARVRAAGDELERRGAHRALADSALDSFVFAIENGVRRKCDLNEALADSSRHRMTLSPSVALRPEVQDAVLPTVAMACGPGELAYLAQLREAFEALEVVPACPVPRLSATWMPPAAIELLEQAGADPFAVVADADGVLRGFAEREVPAGPRAALERAHRATLEGLAEFADAARSLDPSLPQMVESARGKVDFQFQRLLEGLTGKVRHKLERQHPEWLRLRYYLLPGDKLQERRLASLEVVAYRGRAVADELKELAAEHARRLAEGVLEHAVLEL
- the bshB1 gene encoding bacillithiol biosynthesis deacetylase BshB1; amino-acid sequence: MALDALFFGAHPDDVELTSAGLAARLAAHGHAVGIVDLTRGEAASRGTVEERAVEARNAARVLGVTVRENLELPDTGLDRHLRAQLIEVVTALRTHRPRLVVAPSADDAHPDHVEASHLVARACYLSGLVRFAAPGERHRPSRLLFALYRSSVRPHLIVDVSEVWEKRMRALREHRSQLDPDRGPTTYLTQPGFLDEIEARARVMGAAIGARHGEGYRTRAPLGVHDARLLIGAGDES